One region of Camelina sativa cultivar DH55 chromosome 6, Cs, whole genome shotgun sequence genomic DNA includes:
- the LOC104792765 gene encoding uncharacterized protein LOC104792765 has translation MEFKEIRSVIERSMRYNELFQQPLHQEKLRVVKSSIQNSDSGFRVVPTKELCRVYLQKPNLLASKGVIDAQAKPPHRRFGRRYDQQNLKSTKLRHHHHHTSVNDPLKPKMEEKKENSQGYFTPLGFSSASHLGYRKKGKDFLLEKSSKEMNKKLCDGTTSIGQQNKERVVREVISSLMVSTSRDKVAADVKLRDSSSSDFISKDKNDDCYNASPECQTNSEEAHQPSPVSVLEPMFYEDTLDDSEDHDFQSLEEQLETLKSESESYSDGSGMEVWSDEESVVSSEVKESKDIERIGFLDTQQSRDSSYIDDILAEAVQGDKIWVPDKRDLAISPKIFEKLEKKYYTETYWKRSERRVLFDRVKSSLVEILESFSATPTWKKPVSRRLGTALSTCALKQELWKVLAKQERRAKKKSLAKVPVIDIDEWLELEADDESVVCELESMIVDELLAEVVSFM, from the exons atggaGTTTAAGGAGATTAGATCCGTGATTGAGAGATCTATGCGTTATAATGAACTGTTTCAACAACCTCTGCATCAAGAAAAGCTGAGAGTTGTTAAGAGTTCTATCCAAAACTCCGATTCTGGTTTCAGAGTGGTTCCAACGAAGGAACTCTGTCGAGTTTATCTCCAGAAACCTAATTTGCTGGCTTCTAAAGGTGTAATTGATGCACAAGCCAAGCCTCCTCACAGGAGATTTGGTAGGAGGTATGATCAGCAAAACTTGAAGTCGACGAAGCtgagacatcatcatcatcatacaagTGTTAATGATCCTCTGAAACCCAAaatggaggagaagaaagagaattcTCAGGGATATTTTACTCCTCTTGGTTTCAGTAGTGCTTCTCATTTGGGATATAGGAAGAAAGGGAAAGACTTTTTACTTGAGAAGAGTTCCAAGGAAATGAATAAGAAACTTTGTGATGGTACTACTTCAATTGGTCAACAGAACAAGGAGAGAGTTGTGAGAGAAGTTATATCCAGTTTGATGGTTAGTACATCTAGGGACAAAGTTGCAGCAGATGTGAAGCTCAgggattcatcttcttcagattTCATTAGCAAG GATAAAAACGATGATTGTTACAATGCATCTCCGGAATGTCAGACGAACTCGgaagaagctcatcaacctagtCCTGTTTCTGTTCTGGAGCCAATGTTTTACGAAGATACCTTAGACGACAGTGAAGATCACGATTTTCAAA GTCTAGAGGAACAGCTTGAGACCCTGAAATCTGAATCTGAGAGTTATTCAGATGGGAGTGGGATGGAAGTATGGAGCGATGAGGAGTCTGTG GTCAGTTCTGAAGTCAAAGAAAGCAAGGACATTGAACGAATTGGGTTCTTGGATACCCAACAAAGCAGGGACTCTTCGTACATTGATGATATCTTGGCTGAAGCTGTACAAGGGGACAAAATTTGGGTTCCTGACAAACGAGATTTAGCCATCAGCCCCAAAATCTTCGAGAAACTGGAGAAGAAGTATTATACAGAGACATATTGGAAGAGGTCTGAAAGAAGGGTTTTGTTTGACAGAGTGAAGTCAAGTCTGGTCGAGATTCTTGAATCTTTTTCAGCTACACCGACATGGAAGAAACCCGTTTCTAGGAGGCTTGGCACTGCACTAAGCACATGTGCACTGAAACAAGAACTCTGGAAAGTACTTGCTAAGCAAGAGAGGCGAGCCAAGAAAAAATCATTGGCCAAAGTGCCAGTCATAGACATTGATGAGTGGTTAGAACTTGAAGCTGATGATGAGTCAGTGGTTTGTGAATTAGAAAGTATGATAGTGGATGAGTTGTTGGCTGAGGTTGTCAGCTTCATGTAG
- the LOC104792767 gene encoding dirigent protein 9-like, with product HXGSDDNSGPAPTTTNTPSAITVPAGPAGATAGEHEPLLEFFMHDVLGGSHPSARVVTGIVAQTEVNGIPFSKASNSIFPVDNGVPLVNSNNINSVINPNTAPLLTGLGGAQTSTVIQNTNGNSNDALSANNLPFVTAGNLPPGAALQHLMFGTITVVDDELTESHELGSAVIGRAQGFYLASSLDGTSQTLSLTVLLHGEHDHHDTLDDAISFFGVHRTASHASQIAVIGGTGKFEHAKGYAIVETLHNQNNQHITDGQDTILHFSIYLTYKA from the coding sequence CACNATGGATCCGATGACAATTCAGGACCCGCACCCACAACCACAAATACTCCATCAGCAATTACAGTCCCAGCCGGTCCAGCAGGTGCTACAGCGGGTGAACACGAGCCATTACTAGAGTTCTTTATGCATGACGTGCTAGGCGGGTCTCACCCATCGGCTCGTGTGGTTACCGGAATAGTAGCTCAAACCGAAGTGAATGGAATACCATTCTCTAAGGCCAGCAACAGCATTTTCCCGGTTGACAATGGAGTTCCACTGGTcaactcaaacaacatcaacagTGTTATTAACCCAAACACAGCTCCACTTCTCACAGGACTTGGCGGTGCTCAAACCTCCACCGTAATCCAAAACACTAATGGGAATTCCAACGATGCTCTTAGCGCAAACAATCTCCCTTTTGTAACCGCCGGAAACCTCCCTCCTGGTGCTGCCCTCCAGCATCTCATGTTCGGAACCATAACCGTTGTGGACGATGAACTAACCGAAAGCCACGAGCTCGGCTCAGCTGTTATAGGGAGAGCTCAAGGCTTTTACTTGGCCAGTTCTTTGGACGGCACAAGCCAGACTCTTTCTTTGACCGTGTTGCTACATGGAGAGCATGACCATCATGACACTTTAGACGACGCCATTAGTTTCTTTGGAGTTCACCGGACCGCCTCTCATGCCTCTCAGATTGCAGTTATTGGCGGGACTGGGAAGTTCGAGCACGCGAAAGGGTATGCCATAGTGGAAACTCTGCATAACCAGAACAACCAGCATATCACTGATGGTCAAGACACCATCCTCCATTTCAGTATATACCTCACCTACAAAGCTTGA
- the LOC104792764 gene encoding ribonuclease H2 subunit C-like: protein MGTIDLRAAVDGNLIADLSSQVHQLPCCIRFDGPAEVSHYFKPNSSEVEVDGVRTKEAHFRGRKLQGATISLPIGYSGFVLQQASNLNANGKRKASSITDENTCWEAKAKFDNLTYWNHDNLPSKDDTFVRSFHWYNIADALHKPVKVEDLVAAVSHGGKDQL from the exons ATGGGAACCATAGACCTTAGAGCTGCTGTAGATGGAAACTTGATTGCGGATCTTAGTAGTCAAGTTCACCAGCTCCCTTGCTGCATTAGATTCGATGGTCCTGCTGAAGTTTCCCACTATTTCAAGCCTAATTCCAGTG AGGTTGAAGTTGATGGAGTAAGAACGAAAGAAGCTCATTTCAGAGGAAGGAAGTTGCAAGGAGCAACTATCTCACTCCCTATTGGCTATTCTG GTTTTGTGCTTCAACAAGCGAGTAACCTGAATGctaatggaaaaagaaaagcttcTAGTATCACGGACGAGAACACGTGTTGGGAAGCCAAGGCCAAATTCGATAACCTGACATACTGGAATCACGATAATCTCCCTTCAAAAGACGATACTTTTGTGCGGTCTTTTCATTGGTATAACATTGCAGATGCG CTGCACAAGCCTGTGAAAGTTGAAGACTTGGTTGCAGCAGTTTCACATGGTGGAAAGGATCAACTATGA
- the LOC104792770 gene encoding phosphatidylinositol N-acetylglucosaminyltransferase subunit P isoform X1 gives MNESNDEEEAPSGVVGQSSSSNASQSRILFVIGEGSGGKSRAAAERSMEEAHSVNSPRRVLSFSKRKKQKPGFRDSDSRRSSPFKASQVHHGPKPSEVYGFVGSISTVVATVIFLIWAYVPDKLLESLGIHYYPSRYWVLAMPTYLMVTLMLSLAFYIGLNFIATPPPTSLNTLFDEYSREPGELDPGMEEGEDRPIDPISDIDISRINDVMFKGNS, from the exons ATGAATGAAtcaaatgatgaagaagaagctcctaGTGGTGTTGTTggacaatcatcatcatcaaatgcaTCACAATCTAGAATACTA TTTGTGATTGGAGAAGGAAGCGGAGGTAAGAGCAGAGCTGCTGCGGAGCGGAg TATGGAAGAAGCCCATTCAGTGAATAGTCCGAGACGAGTATTAAGCTTCtcgaagagaaagaagcaaaagcCCGGTTTCAGGGATTCAGACAGCAGAAGGTCATCTCCGTTCAAAGCATCACAAGTTCATCATGGACCCAAACCCTCAGAGGTGTATGGTTTTGTAGGTTCCATTTCGACTGTTGTTGCCACTGTCATCTTCTTGATATGGGCTTACGTACCAGATAAACTCTTGGAGTCTTTAGGTATCCATTACTACCCAAGCAGGTACTGGGTACTGGCTATGCCAACGTATTTGATGGTGACTTTGATGCTATCTTTGGCGTTTTACATTGGTCTCAACTTCATCGCTACTCCACCTCCAACCTCTCTCAATACCTTGTTTG ATGAGTACAGTAGAGAACCTGGAGAACTCGATCCTGGgatggaagaaggtgaagacaGGCCTATAGATCCAATTTCTGACATTGATATTTCAAGAATCAATGATGTTATGTTCAAAGGCAACTCCTAA
- the LOC104792770 gene encoding phosphatidylinositol N-acetylglucosaminyltransferase subunit P isoform X2 — MEEAHSVNSPRRVLSFSKRKKQKPGFRDSDSRRSSPFKASQVHHGPKPSEVYGFVGSISTVVATVIFLIWAYVPDKLLESLGIHYYPSRYWVLAMPTYLMVTLMLSLAFYIGLNFIATPPPTSLNTLFDEYSREPGELDPGMEEGEDRPIDPISDIDISRINDVMFKGNS; from the exons ATGGAAGAAGCCCATTCAGTGAATAGTCCGAGACGAGTATTAAGCTTCtcgaagagaaagaagcaaaagcCCGGTTTCAGGGATTCAGACAGCAGAAGGTCATCTCCGTTCAAAGCATCACAAGTTCATCATGGACCCAAACCCTCAGAGGTGTATGGTTTTGTAGGTTCCATTTCGACTGTTGTTGCCACTGTCATCTTCTTGATATGGGCTTACGTACCAGATAAACTCTTGGAGTCTTTAGGTATCCATTACTACCCAAGCAGGTACTGGGTACTGGCTATGCCAACGTATTTGATGGTGACTTTGATGCTATCTTTGGCGTTTTACATTGGTCTCAACTTCATCGCTACTCCACCTCCAACCTCTCTCAATACCTTGTTTG ATGAGTACAGTAGAGAACCTGGAGAACTCGATCCTGGgatggaagaaggtgaagacaGGCCTATAGATCCAATTTCTGACATTGATATTTCAAGAATCAATGATGTTATGTTCAAAGGCAACTCCTAA
- the LOC104792771 gene encoding metal tolerance protein 11-like, which translates to MVEPAIPDSDEGISLLEFHGNGDRSWQLNFDDFQVSPAHKEKKTPSKLHNCLGCLGPEDNVADYYQQQVEMLEGFTEMDELAERGFVPGMSKEEQDSLAKSETLAIRISNVANMVLFVAKVYASVTSGSLAIIASTLDSLLDLLSGFILWFTAFSMQTPNPYQYPIGKKRMQPLGILVFASVMATLGLQIILESLRTMLSSHKEFNLTKEQESWVVGIMLSVTLVKLLLVLYCRSFTNEIVKAYAQDHFFDVITNIIGLIAVILANYIDDWIDPVGAIILAIYTIRTWSMTVLENVNSLVGKSARPEYLQKLTYLCWNHHKAIRHIDTVRAYTFGSHYFVEVDIVLPSDMPLQMAHDIGESLQEKLELLEEIERAFVHLDYEYTHKPEHASRSHS; encoded by the exons ATGGTTGAGCCAGCTATTCCAGATTCCGACGAAGGGATCTCGCTGCTCGAGTTTCACGGTAACGGTGACCGTTCCTGGCAGTTAAATTTCGACGATTTCCAGGTTTCTCCGGCgcacaaggagaagaagacgccGAGCAAACTACACAACTGTCTTGGTTGTTTGG GTCCGGAAGACAATGTAGCAGATTATTACCAGCAGCAAGTAGAGATGCTTGAAGGCTTTACTGAAATGGATGAACTTGCTGAACGTGGCTTTGTTCCTGGAATGTCAAAG GAAGAGCAGGATAGTTTGGCTAAAAGCGAGACATTGGCGATTAGAATATCAAACGTTGCAAACATGGTTCTTTTTGTTGCAAAAGTCTATGCTTCTGTCACTAGTGGCTCTTTAGCGATCATTGCCTCCACACTGGActctcttcttgatcttctttctGGCTTCATCCTGTGGTTTACCGCCTTCTCTATGCAGACACCGAACCCGTATCAGTATCCCATTGGAAAGAAACGGATGCAACCACTG GGAATCCTAGTCTTTGCATCAGTGATGGCAACACTTGGGTTGCAGATTATCTTGGAATCTCTTCGCACAATGTTATCCAGC CACAAGGAGTTCAACCTAACAAAAGAGCAAGAGAGTTGGGTGGTTGGGATCATGCTTTCTGTTACATTGGTCAAACTGCTTCTGGTCCTTTACTGCAGATCATTCACTAACGAGATCGTTAAAGCTTATGCTCAAGATCACTTCTTCGACGTCATCACAAACATCATTGGACTCATTGCAGTAATCCTCGCCAATTACATTGATGATTGGATCGATCCAGTTGGAGCTATCATT CTTGCAATATACACGATTCGTACATGGTCAATGACGGTATTGGAGAACGTGAACTCTCTTGTTGGGAAATCAGCAAGACCAGAGTATCTGCAGAAACTAACTTACCTGTGTTGGAACCACCACAAGGCCATTAGGCACATTGACACAGTGAGGGCTTACACATTTGgatctcattattttgtggaGGTTGACATCGTTCTTCCTTCTGACATGCCTCTGCAAATGGCTCACGATATTGGAGAATCGCTGCAAGAGAAGCTCGAGCTGCTAGAGGAGATCGAAAGGGCATTTGTGCATCTTGATTATGAGTACACTCACAAACCCGAGCACGCTAGTAGATCCCACAGTTAG
- the LOC104792772 gene encoding 60S ribosomal protein L23a-1-like, with amino-acid sequence MSPAKVDTTKKADPKAKALKAAKAVKSGQTFKKKDKKVRTKVTFHRPKTLTLPRNPKYDRISATPRNKLDHYQILKYPLTTESAMKKIEDNNTLVFIVDIRADKKKIKDAVKKMYDIQTKKVNTLIRPDGTKKAYVRLTPDYDALDVANKIGII; translated from the exons ATGTCTCCGGCTAAAG TTGATACTACGAAGAAGGCCGATCCCAAGGCTAAGGCATTGAAGGCGGCAAAGGCTGTGAAATCTGGTCAAACCTTCAAGAAGAAGGACAAGAAGGTTAGGACTAAGGTCACCTTCCACAGGCCAAAGACTCTTACCTTGCCTAGAAACCCTAAGTATGACAGAATCAGTGCTACTCCAAGGAACAAGTTGGATCATTACCAAATCCTTAAGTACCCACTCACCACTGAATCTGCGATGAAGAAGATTGAAGACAACAACACTCTTGTCTTCATTGTTGACATCCGTGCTGACAAAAAGAAGATTAAGGATGCTGTTAAGAAGATGTATGACATCCAGACTAAGAAGGTCAACACCCTCATCAG GCCTGATGGAACCAAGAAGGCTTACGTGAGGCTTACACCTGACTACGACGCTTTGGATGTTGCTAACAAAATAGGCATCATCTAA
- the LOC104792773 gene encoding photosynthetic NDH subunit of lumenal location 1, chloroplastic-like isoform X1, producing the protein MAVSSLSIRYGVSPTISHKTQILSPNPSLKACCLLSSGDKVDPSENTYQKGSGNTWDRRQALVGVGTLVATSIPATLLLAEEIPKSYSAFVDREDGYSYYYPSDWREFDFRAHDSAFKDRYLQLQNVRVRFIPTEKNDIREVGPMEEVVYDLVKHKYAAPNQVATIYDMKERVENGRNYYTFEYGLRTPIYATTSFATVAVGNNRYYTLIVGANERRWRKVKKQLQVVADSLKILEI; encoded by the exons ATGGCAGTCTCTTCACTGTCAATACGCTATGGTGTCTCACCAACTATCTCCCACaag ACACAGATACTCAGTCCAAATCCATCACTCAAAGCTTGTTGTTTATTATCATCCGGTGACAAGGTTGACCCCTCGGAGAATA CTTACCAAAAAGGCAGCGGAAACACTTGGGATAGAAGGCAAGCTCTTGTTGGAGTAGGAACCTTAGTGGCAACTTCAATTCCAGCAACTTTGCTTCTTGCTGAAG AGATACCAAAAAGCTACTCGGCTTTTGTGGATAGAGAAGACGGGTATTCTTATTATTACCCATCAGACTGGAGG GAATTTGACTTCAGGGCACATGATTCAGCCTTCAAAGATAGATACCTACAACTGCAGAATGTTCGGGTCAGGTTCATACCAACAGAGAAAAATGACATCCGTGAAGTAGGTCCTATGGAAGAG GTGGTTTATGATCTAGTGAAGCATAAGTATGCAGCACCAAACCAAGTAGCTACCATCTACGATATGAAAGAG AGGGTGGAGAATGGAAGGAACTATTACACGTTTGAGTATGGACTAAGAACTCCCATCTATGCAACCACTTCCTTTGCAACAGTGGCAGTTGGAAACA ACAGGTACTACACACTCATAGTTGGAGCAAACGAGAGGAGGTGGAGGAAAGTGAAAAAGCAGCTTCAAGTTGTAGCTGACTCTTTGAAGATCCTTGAGATTTGA
- the LOC104792773 gene encoding photosynthetic NDH subunit of lumenal location 1, chloroplastic-like isoform X2, translating into MAVSSLSIRYGVSPTISHKTQILSPNPSLKACCLLSSGDKVDPSENSSGNTWDRRQALVGVGTLVATSIPATLLLAEEIPKSYSAFVDREDGYSYYYPSDWREFDFRAHDSAFKDRYLQLQNVRVRFIPTEKNDIREVGPMEEVVYDLVKHKYAAPNQVATIYDMKERVENGRNYYTFEYGLRTPIYATTSFATVAVGNNRYYTLIVGANERRWRKVKKQLQVVADSLKILEI; encoded by the exons ATGGCAGTCTCTTCACTGTCAATACGCTATGGTGTCTCACCAACTATCTCCCACaag ACACAGATACTCAGTCCAAATCCATCACTCAAAGCTTGTTGTTTATTATCATCCGGTGACAAGGTTGACCCCTCGGAGAATA GCAGCGGAAACACTTGGGATAGAAGGCAAGCTCTTGTTGGAGTAGGAACCTTAGTGGCAACTTCAATTCCAGCAACTTTGCTTCTTGCTGAAG AGATACCAAAAAGCTACTCGGCTTTTGTGGATAGAGAAGACGGGTATTCTTATTATTACCCATCAGACTGGAGG GAATTTGACTTCAGGGCACATGATTCAGCCTTCAAAGATAGATACCTACAACTGCAGAATGTTCGGGTCAGGTTCATACCAACAGAGAAAAATGACATCCGTGAAGTAGGTCCTATGGAAGAG GTGGTTTATGATCTAGTGAAGCATAAGTATGCAGCACCAAACCAAGTAGCTACCATCTACGATATGAAAGAG AGGGTGGAGAATGGAAGGAACTATTACACGTTTGAGTATGGACTAAGAACTCCCATCTATGCAACCACTTCCTTTGCAACAGTGGCAGTTGGAAACA ACAGGTACTACACACTCATAGTTGGAGCAAACGAGAGGAGGTGGAGGAAAGTGAAAAAGCAGCTTCAAGTTGTAGCTGACTCTTTGAAGATCCTTGAGATTTGA